The window GGTCGAGCGACCCTGTGCAGAAGCAGATCGGTCGGTACAACCTGTGTTCGCTGCTGATGGCCGTGGAGAGCTATTCCTTGGCGCTTTTTACGCGGGTCCTAGGCTGGTCGAATATCGAGACGCAGGTGTTCCTGGCGGGTGTGCGTAGAGACCTGAAGAACCCGGACGTGCACACGTACTGCAACTTGCATGTTGTTTACGGACGGAGGCCGTTAGGAGACGGACTGGCTGGGTGAAACCAGCCATTGTAAATAAAAGACATTTCCATTTCGGCCATCAGCTCGTTTGTGCCACCGCATGTACCCCGCTTTTTCCTATCCTTCATTCTCACCGGTGCAACTTCGGCTCTGTCTTAGCTCGGCACTCAATCAACCCAGCTCACTGGTCCTGGAGCGATACAGGGAACAACGTAGTCAAGTAATGGCAGACTGCAGAGGGTCTGGATGCGCTCCAAAAGCAGTAAATATGATGGACAGAGACAACAGTATCCTCGGGTTCATCCTACCTTCCTTCAACTTCACCATGCTCCTGTCGTGGGCAACCTCGGGCAGCCTGTTCTGGAGTGTGTCTGCAGGAGTCCTGGTAAGTCGCATCCGTACGCCCTTGTttgcagcagctgcaggacCCTACATGTACTCTCTACCACTCAGCGTCTAGAGTTGCCCTAACCGATGCTCCCAGGTGCTGTTCGGGGCGTATAGCATCATCTACCCGCTCTGTTGGTCGCCCCTGAGGCGGTTTCCCGGTCCAAAGTTGTGGGCCATCTCCCGCATTCCTTCGCAGCTCTCGGTTTTGCGCGGTTATACTCACCTGGACATTACCGCTCTCCATCACCGGTTCGGCCCCGTGGTACGCATCAGCCCTAATGAACTTGCCTTCAACACCACGCAGGCCTTCCGCGATATCTACGGTGCTCGTCCTGGCGGTTGCTTCTCCAAGGACCGCAGCCACTACTTGCCTCCAGTGAATGGAGTCGACCATCTCGTCTGTGCGATCGACAATGCTGAACATGCTCGCCAGCGGCGCCTGCTGGCACACGCCTTTTCGGAACGGGCCTTGAGAGATCAAGAGAGTCTGGTGGTGGGATATGTCGACACACTGATCAACAAGTTGCGAAATGAGATCACCACGCAAGATTCTCCCCGCCTTGATATCAAGAACTGGATGAATTATACCACGTTCGACATCACGGGCGATTTGATGTTTGGGGAGTCCTTTGACTGCCTGAAGGACAGCCAGCTGCACCCGTGGATCAACCTGATCTTCAGTTCCATCAAGGCCCTCTCTATCAATGGAGTTGTGCGCCAATTTCCCCTGCTCGGTGTTCTGCTTGACGCCCTCATCCCGCACGAAGTCAAGCGCAAAGCCCATGATCACTTCAACCTGGCCGCTCAAAAGGTCGACCGGCGCTTGGAAACAAACCCGCCTCGCGCAGATTTCATGTCTGCAATTCTGCAAAATGGATTGAGTGAGACCAAGGGCCAGTATCGAGAGGGGGAACGCATTATGAGCAGGGCCGAGATCCATTCCAATGCTTTTATGTCCGtcccttccctttctttcctttcctcttcttcagcagacTGACCTAATTCACTGCCCTTAGTCTCATCGTGGCGGGCAGCGAAACAACCGCAACCCTCCTAACGGGCTGCATCTACTACCTCTCTACAAACCCAGCCGTCATGAGCCGACTCGTCACAGAGATCCGCTCCGCCTTCGCCACGGACTCGGATATCTCGTTCcgcaccatcaccagcctACCCTATCTAACGGCCGTCATCGAAGAGTCGCTGCGATTATACCCACCGTTCGTGACGAGCCTGGCACGTATTGTACCTGCAGGCGGAGCAATGATAGATAACCACTTCGTGCCAGAGGGTGTATGCACAGCTCAAACCCTATATAACAGCCCTattttcttgtttttctgACTCGAAATTCTAGACCGTTGTCGCCTGCCACCATTACGCCTCATACCACTCCTCGTCTAACTTCACCTTGCCTAACGAATTTATCCCCGAGCGATGGCTGGGTATCGACGGACGAttcaagaaggacaagaaggatgTCCTACAACCTTTCAGCTTGGGACCCAGAAACTGTATTGGGAAAAAGTGCGTTGTTCTTGCTTgataccctttttttccGTAGATATCATTCGTGATTCATTGCTTACGTGCTCACTATCTGTGTAGCCTAGCCTACTGCGAAATGCGCCTGATCCTCTGCAAACTGTTGTACCACTTCAACCTGGCCCTGTGCCCGGAAAGCGCCAATTGGACAGATCAGAAAGTGTATTTCCTTTGGGATAAGCCCGCTCTCCTCGTGACACTCACAGACCGTCTCGCCGGCAAGGAAAGCATAAGTAAAATCCCGAGTAGTAGCTAGTCCACCTGAAGGCTGGGAAGGGGGGGGTCGATCTGCTTGGGTGGTACAGTGAGCTTGTTTATGCTCCCTTCCtccagaagaacaagctAACGAACCCACTTATGATATTTATGATGATGCTTATTATTGCAGGGTCATGACTGTCTGTCTGTTTCTGTTGTCTTGTGCGTGGCACTAGCTGGGCAGTTCGAAAGCTTCTTGTACACGGGTGGAGTTGCGGGTTAGTGGGAGggctttttttctatttGCTATAAGTGATGAGGCTGCAAGGTATCAGAAATAGAGGGCTTTCGATTCAGTGGTGGTAGCTACTCAAGCTGCGGCATCGCTGTAGAAATAGGAGCATTCATGGCACCCTGTAGTCTGCTACGAGGCAAGCCCGATAGGCGTTGTTGGGGAAATGCCATGATTCAACAAGAAAAGTCAATCGTACAATCTGGGATCCAATTAAACTAAAAAACCTCGCTCTCGTGACAGTAATTCGTACAGGAAGCAAAGGTATCATAGAGAGAAACAAATATGACAAGCACGGATAGGGAATGGTCTGGGATAAGACCCAGCGCAGGAGGGGGGGACATAAGAGAAAAGATGGGAAGAAGGGCAATCAATGAAGGCAT of the Penicillium psychrofluorescens genome assembly, chromosome: 1 genome contains:
- a CDS encoding uncharacterized protein (ID:PFLUO_002091-T1.cds;~source:funannotate) yields the protein MLLSWATSGSLFWSVSAGVLVLFGAYSIIYPLCWSPLRRFPGPKLWAISRIPSQLSVLRGYTHLDITALHHRFGPVVRISPNELAFNTTQAFRDIYGARPGGCFSKDRSHYLPPVNGVDHLVCAIDNAEHARQRRLLAHAFSERALRDQESLVVGYVDTLINKLRNEITTQDSPRLDIKNWMNYTTFDITGDLMFGESFDCLKDSQLHPWINLIFSSIKALSINGVVRQFPLLGVLLDALIPHEVKRKAHDHFNLAAQKVDRRLETNPPRADFMSAILQNGLSETKGQYREGERIMSRAEIHSNAFILIVAGSETTATLLTGCIYYLSTNPAVMSRLVTEIRSAFATDSDISFRTITSLPYLTAVIEESLRLYPPFVTSLARIVPAGGAMIDNHFVPEGTVVACHHYASYHSSSNFTLPNEFIPERWLGIDGRFKKDKKDVLQPFSLGPRNCIGKNLAYCEMRLILCKLLYHFNLALCPESANWTDQKVYFLWDKPALLVTLTDRLAGKESISKIPSSS